The following DNA comes from Oncorhynchus clarkii lewisi isolate Uvic-CL-2024 chromosome 22, UVic_Ocla_1.0, whole genome shotgun sequence.
gaaataacacatggaacatttgtatttatttaactatgtAAGTCCGTTTATaacattcttatttaaaatgatggcctacaccggccaaaccctcccctaacccagacgatgctaggccaattgtgcgccgctctatgggactacggccgattgtgataccgcctgggatcgaaccaaggtctgtagtgactcgTCTTGAACtgagctgcagtgccttagaccgctgggccactcaggatcgcatgtagtaaccaaaaagtgttttaaaaaatctaaatatattttaaattcttcaaagtagccaccctttgccttgacgacagctttgcacgtTATTGGCAGTCTCTCAACCAGGTTCACATCGAAtgttttccaatagtcttgaaggcgttcccacatatgctgagcacttggttgcttttccttcactctgcggtccaactcatcccaaaccatctcaattgggttgaggtcgggtgattgtgggagccaggtcaactgatgcagcactcattgctctccttcttggtcaaatagcccttacatatcctggacttttaacaaggcacacctgtttattgaaatgcattccaggtgactacctcatgaagctggttgagagaatgcaagtgtgtgcaaatctgtcatcaaggcaaagggtggctactttgaagaatctaaaatatatgcaAAGCCAGTCAGAAGCTGATCCTCCTCCCCCTGTAGGAGATGGAGATAAAGAAGATGGCTAAGTCTGGGAACCGCGAGGCGTGTAAGATCTTGGCCAAGCAGCTGGTCCAGCTGAGGAAGCAGAAGAACAGGACCTACGCCGTCAGTTCAAAGGTCACTTCCATGTCCACACAGACCAAGGTCATGAATTCTCAGATGAAGATGGCTGGAGCCATGTCCACTACGGCTAAGGTAAAGAGCACCACACACATGcgtgcattcacacacacattctgacagGCACGCAGACCATCACATTTTGGATGTTGGGCCTCTAAAAGTCATCATTTTTTTAATTTGTATTGTTgctccacacacatatacatttgtgtgtgtctgtgtaaatgAGGCCCAAAAGCAGACCGACTAACCCAGTTAACATTAAAACAGCTTCTCCAAAACAGTTCAAAGGATTCCACTCCATCTCTGAGTGTGTGCTAATTAGTCTGTCTATATATCCTGTCATCCCCTCAGGATGGTAATGTTTGTCTGATTGGGTAGAGATTCTCATTTCACCCTCGTCCATCCTATACCCTTTCACAGCTCAGAGACACAGATCAGATGGCATCCTTACACATCTTAGTTTATTATCAATTAGTCTTCTGGTAATGTATAAAGTAGCATATCTAATTAGCCTGGTTATAGGACTATAAGCCCATAATGTTTAGAGCTAAGAATGTGAACTAGTTACAGTCTGAAAGTATTTATTAATGTAGTTATTCATGTATTAATCTGTTTCTAATCAGTGCATTGTTTCTGATCGGAGTGTATTTCTCTGTGTGGTAGTTAATTAGTCATGACCAGGATGTCTGATTGGCTGGTCTCAGAATTAGACCTATCTGTAACAGAAAAAGGAATGTGTTTAGGGAGCGCTGCTCATTTGTGTGTTACCATACTTGTGTTACCACGGCTTCAGTGTGGAGGGAAAACAGTAAAGTCTCACCAAACAGCCCACTTCTAGCTTCATCTAGACTATGGGGCTGCAGAGAGACCCACTAACAACAGGGACATGCTCTGAAAAGGTTTTCGAGCAATACAAAAATGACATCTAATTACATGTGACGTGTGCAGCTCATTTGGCAGTTTGAGGCTCCGGCGTGAAACTAGGCCATGGCTGATAACACACAGGAAGAAGAGACAGAATCCCTCTACGTATTTATGATGCGCGTACATGCTCTGGGAGTTGTGTATTGTGTCTGTGTAATATAACAGTTTTGGTGGTGTAAGtattgtctgtctctgtatttgtcCAGACAATGCAGGCGGTGAACAAGAAGATGGATCCGCAGAAGACCCTCCAGACCATGCAGGACTTCCAGAAAGAGAACATGAAGATGGGCATGACCGAGGACATGAGTAAGACCTGCTATCATTGGCTCCCTAGCCTAggatttaaacattttaaaagaaTGACAATAGTGACTGACAAAAAAAACTGTCAGAACCAAAAAACATCATGCAGATCAGTGTGTTTGCCTAGTGGTTCAATGACCTTTTAACGGTAAAATGACTAGGACCTCTGTCTCGctgcctctcactctctgtctgccccttttccccctctacccctctctcttgctccctccagTCAACGATACGTTAGATGAGATATTTGTGGAATCAGGAGATGAGGAAGAATCTCAGGACATTGTGAACCAGGTTCTGGATGAGATCGGGATCGAGATCTCTGGAAAGGTAAGACATACTGCCCATTGCCGTTCCCCAGTCACTTCTCCCCATAAGTAGTCCTCTGGAAAGGTAAGAGGGTCCTGTATCATCTCAAAGCCCTCTCCCATCTGGATGCTTTGAGGTGTAGCAGACAAAGACAGTAGCAGGATAGGCCGTAGCCTGCCTGGCTTAATGGGAGGGAGACTCCAGTCCTAGAGTACCCAACAGTAGGgctgggacgataccagtattgcaatactcgttagtatcgtggTAAGAAAACGAAACACAAAGTGGATTTAATTTCTTTaagaaaacagccctaatgttggaaacataatgttgtcttccagagtcacatttatttatattccaAGATATAGAAcataatattttacatacagcaggtttttaaaggacttGCTGCTTCGTGTTTTAATTTTTGTAATGgaaaaaatattgcgatactggtatcgtcacagCCCTACCTAACATTTTTGTTGTAGTCCCGGActaactcacctgattcaactcatttgAGGACTTGATGAtttgttgacaagttgaatcaggtgtttgtCCGGAGCTACGACAACAATGTGAACAGTTGGGGatactggagttgggaaacactgctgtagacTGTGCCTGTAGCCTGCCTGTCTT
Coding sequences within:
- the LOC139380195 gene encoding charged multivesicular body protein 2Ba, encoding MASLFKKKTVDDIIKEQTKELRGTQRQITRDRAALEKQEKQMEMEIKKMAKSGNREACKILAKQLVQLRKQKNRTYAVSSKVTSMSTQTKVMNSQMKMAGAMSTTAKTMQAVNKKMDPQKTLQTMQDFQKENMKMGMTEDMINDTLDEIFVESGDEEESQDIVNQVLDEIGIEISGKMVRAPAAGKSLPTASPKRKTQISDDEIERQLRALGVD